Proteins encoded within one genomic window of Thermofilaceae archaeon:
- a CDS encoding ADP-ribosylglycohydrolase family protein, with product MAAPVFNLEELKGLIEWEAVERFEEGFDVNVDGFRRRLVDARSREQLLKLYDELQRAEPRKGYPYREPTDWREILSERPASPPRFSVELDGRELYDRALGAWLGRCAGCMLGKPVEGWSRERIERALRRVDEYPLRKPYFPLAAFLDLGEEQLRWIKPLTREHIGRAERDDDLDYTVLNLLVYERRGPRFTTNDVAEAWLSLLPYHLTYTAERAAYRNLVLGLRPPETATYLNPFREWIGAQIRADLWGYVSPGDPGRAAELAYRDARLSHVKNGVYGEMMVAAMLSLAYVIDSPREIVREALKVIPERSRLAEAVRYVLNLHSKGVEWEEAIGEVLSRYGRYHPVHTINNAAVVVAALLWGEGDFARTVIYAVTAGLDTDCNGATAGSIVGLMQGASRLPREWIDPLRGKLATALSGYGELSIEELAERTAKCAIAHLER from the coding sequence GTGGCGGCTCCCGTGTTCAACTTGGAGGAGCTCAAAGGCCTCATTGAGTGGGAGGCGGTTGAGAGGTTCGAGGAGGGCTTCGATGTGAACGTTGACGGCTTCAGGCGTAGGCTCGTCGATGCCCGCTCGAGGGAGCAGCTGCTCAAGCTTTACGACGAGCTGCAGCGCGCCGAGCCGAGGAAGGGTTACCCGTACAGGGAGCCGACGGACTGGCGCGAGATCCTCTCGGAGAGGCCGGCTTCTCCCCCGCGCTTCAGCGTGGAGCTGGACGGGAGGGAGCTCTACGACAGGGCTCTGGGCGCGTGGCTGGGCCGGTGCGCCGGCTGCATGCTGGGAAAGCCCGTGGAGGGCTGGAGCCGGGAGCGCATCGAGAGGGCCTTGAGGAGGGTTGACGAGTACCCGCTGAGGAAGCCGTACTTCCCGCTGGCGGCCTTCCTCGACTTGGGTGAGGAGCAGCTCCGATGGATCAAGCCTTTGACCAGGGAGCACATCGGAAGGGCTGAGAGGGACGACGACCTCGACTACACGGTGCTGAACCTACTGGTGTACGAGCGGAGGGGACCGCGCTTCACTACCAACGACGTGGCTGAGGCGTGGCTCAGCCTACTCCCCTACCACCTGACCTACACGGCGGAGAGAGCCGCCTACAGGAACCTCGTGCTCGGCTTGAGACCACCTGAGACAGCAACCTACCTCAACCCCTTCAGGGAATGGATTGGCGCTCAGATTCGAGCCGACCTTTGGGGCTACGTCTCCCCCGGGGATCCGGGTAGAGCGGCGGAGCTCGCCTACAGGGACGCTAGGCTCTCGCACGTGAAGAACGGGGTTTACGGGGAGATGATGGTCGCCGCGATGCTTTCTCTGGCCTACGTTATCGACTCGCCGAGGGAGATCGTACGGGAGGCTCTAAAGGTGATCCCGGAGCGCAGCCGGCTGGCAGAGGCGGTGCGCTACGTGCTCAACCTTCACTCGAAGGGGGTAGAGTGGGAGGAAGCTATTGGCGAGGTGCTCAGCAGGTACGGCAGGTACCACCCAGTCCACACGATCAACAACGCGGCTGTAGTGGTTGCCGCGCTGCTATGGGGGGAGGGCGACTTCGCGCGCACCGTCATCTACGCCGTTACGGCGGGGCTCGACACGGACTGCAACGGCGCTACAGCGGGTAGCATCGTAGGCCTGATGCAGGGTGCTAGCCGGCTCCCCAGGGAGTGGATCGATCCTCTCCGAGGTAAGCTGGCTACAGCGCTCAGCGGGTACGGGGAGTTGAGCATTGAGGAGTTGGCGGAAAGGACCGCGAAATGCGCCATCGCGCACCTTGAGCGCTAG
- a CDS encoding 16S rRNA methyltransferase, with the protein MEKLHLLLAEAGLELVPAEIWGHPTVAASARKRGKEPGEILLDVSLHYAAMKSLKDRMKRGRPDIAHFCMLLALGSLLNRAGMLELYVHTYDGRMIGVSPHVRLPRNYNRFVGLVEQLLKEGRVPPNSASPLLWVEPYSLEELLERVAPSRIFLLSEKGGRVGAAELARRVVSEPKPMVVVGCFQAGDFSERILKLAHEVVSISQYALDAWVATAKILSAIEDALNLF; encoded by the coding sequence GTGGAGAAGCTGCACCTCCTGCTAGCTGAAGCGGGGCTCGAGCTTGTGCCGGCGGAGATCTGGGGGCACCCCACCGTCGCGGCTAGCGCTAGGAAGAGGGGGAAGGAGCCGGGGGAGATCCTGCTGGACGTTTCACTGCACTACGCGGCTATGAAGAGCTTGAAGGATAGGATGAAGAGGGGGCGCCCGGATATCGCGCACTTCTGCATGCTGCTAGCCCTCGGCTCCCTCCTCAACAGGGCTGGGATGCTCGAGCTGTACGTCCACACGTACGATGGAAGGATGATCGGGGTCTCCCCCCATGTGAGGCTACCGCGCAACTACAACCGCTTCGTCGGGCTCGTCGAGCAGCTGCTGAAGGAGGGGCGAGTACCGCCGAACTCGGCCAGCCCGCTCCTCTGGGTTGAGCCCTACAGCCTCGAGGAGCTTCTCGAGCGGGTTGCTCCCAGCAGAATCTTCCTCCTCAGCGAGAAGGGCGGGAGGGTGGGCGCTGCCGAGCTGGCGAGAAGGGTTGTCTCAGAGCCCAAGCCGATGGTGGTCGTCGGCTGCTTCCAGGCGGGCGACTTCAGCGAGCGCATCCTCAAGCTGGCCCACGAAGTTGTCTCCATCTCACAGTACGCGCTTGACGCTTGGGTAGCGACGGCGAAGATCCTCTCGGCGATCGAGGATGCGCTCAACCTCTTCTAG
- a CDS encoding DUF72 domain-containing protein — protein sequence MIEVYVGTSGWVYDWNEGGDLSWYVENSGLNAVELNASFYRFPFPAQVKSWASRGAALRWAVKVHRSVTHVRRLSATALDVWARFRERFAPLDPLIDFYLLQLPPSFTATREAEERLRSFAEAAKLEWRLAVEFRHDSWFEGKGLTLCEELGATFVSIDSPMGTFIGSSNGIVYLRLHGRGAWYAYDYSDEELRGLAASVLDLSPKRVYVFFNNDHWMLGNARTMLAILRELARK from the coding sequence ATGATCGAGGTTTACGTCGGCACTTCAGGCTGGGTTTACGATTGGAACGAGGGTGGGGATCTAAGCTGGTACGTTGAGAACTCGGGGTTGAACGCAGTGGAGCTGAATGCCTCCTTCTACCGCTTCCCATTCCCAGCTCAAGTGAAGTCCTGGGCCTCGAGGGGGGCTGCGTTGAGGTGGGCCGTGAAGGTCCACCGGTCGGTAACCCACGTGCGGCGGCTCAGCGCTACGGCTCTCGACGTGTGGGCTAGGTTCAGGGAGAGGTTCGCGCCCCTCGACCCGTTGATCGACTTCTACCTGCTCCAGCTGCCGCCCAGCTTCACGGCGACGCGGGAGGCGGAGGAGAGGCTGCGTAGCTTCGCTGAAGCGGCGAAGCTTGAGTGGAGGCTGGCCGTCGAGTTTCGCCACGACAGCTGGTTTGAGGGGAAGGGCTTGACGCTGTGCGAGGAGCTCGGCGCTACTTTCGTCTCGATCGACTCGCCGATGGGGACGTTCATCGGCTCGAGCAACGGTATTGTGTACCTGCGCTTGCACGGGAGGGGCGCTTGGTACGCGTACGACTACAGCGATGAGGAGCTGAGGGGGCTGGCCGCATCGGTTCTCGACCTTTCGCCGAAGAGGGTCTACGTCTTCTTCAACAACGACCACTGGATGCTGGGGAACGCGAGAACCATGCTGGCGATCCTGCGGGAGCTAGCCCGAAAATAG
- a CDS encoding Gfo/Idh/MocA family oxidoreductase, whose amino-acid sequence MAKIRVGIIGAGGIANNHAHYYREIPDVELAAVADVNVERAREFALRWGVPPEGVFQDYREMLDSVKLDAVSVCTPHAVHAKPSIEALRRGVHVLVEKPMASSGAEALEMYRAAKASGKILMVGFQTRWSPELRTARSIVMSGALGRVYYGEATLGGRRRGIPGSPTFLKRELAGGGVLLDIGCYALDNMMYVLGHPIPRTVSAVTVAAIGPQKEAVVEGGWGWDPSMFEVEDFVAAFIRFEGGLTIVLKESWAMHANTLGSPFILGTKGGLRLSPLELYRDEFGRMTTTTFVLPQVDIYRERIRNFIEAVRRGGPSPIDPREIVMEMFIIDAIYESAAKGREVEVKLPSEILPQGR is encoded by the coding sequence GTGGCGAAAATCCGCGTCGGAATAATTGGTGCGGGGGGTATAGCAAACAATCACGCGCACTACTACAGGGAGATCCCCGACGTTGAGCTCGCCGCAGTAGCCGATGTGAACGTTGAGAGAGCCCGGGAGTTCGCCCTGAGGTGGGGAGTACCACCTGAAGGCGTTTTCCAGGATTACCGGGAGATGCTGGATAGCGTCAAGCTGGACGCAGTGAGCGTCTGCACCCCGCACGCAGTCCACGCGAAGCCATCGATAGAGGCTCTGCGGAGGGGTGTGCACGTCCTCGTCGAGAAGCCGATGGCTTCGAGCGGCGCGGAGGCCCTCGAGATGTACAGGGCTGCGAAGGCCTCCGGGAAGATCCTCATGGTGGGCTTCCAGACGCGCTGGTCCCCCGAGCTGAGGACAGCCCGAAGCATCGTGATGTCGGGGGCCCTCGGTAGGGTTTACTACGGTGAAGCCACGCTCGGCGGCAGGAGGCGCGGCATCCCGGGTTCACCAACGTTCCTGAAGCGGGAGCTCGCGGGCGGGGGAGTGCTCCTCGACATCGGGTGCTACGCGCTTGACAACATGATGTACGTCTTAGGCCACCCCATCCCGCGCACGGTTTCCGCCGTGACCGTGGCCGCGATTGGGCCGCAGAAGGAGGCTGTGGTTGAGGGGGGCTGGGGCTGGGATCCATCCATGTTCGAGGTGGAGGACTTCGTAGCCGCCTTCATACGGTTCGAGGGCGGTCTCACAATCGTCTTGAAGGAGAGCTGGGCGATGCACGCGAACACGCTGGGCTCGCCCTTCATCCTCGGCACGAAGGGAGGGCTCAGGCTCTCGCCGCTCGAGCTGTACAGGGACGAGTTTGGGCGCATGACGACAACGACCTTCGTGCTACCTCAAGTCGACATCTACAGGGAGAGGATCAGGAACTTCATCGAAGCTGTGAGGAGGGGTGGACCCTCACCGATAGACCCCCGAGAGATCGTCATGGAGATGTTCATCATCGACGCCATCTACGAGTCCGCAGCTAAAGGCAGGGAAGTGGAGGTTAAGCTACCCAGCGAGATACTCCCGCAGGGGAGGTAG
- a CDS encoding transglutaminase-like domain-containing protein — MRTSRVVRLILVLAPLVLSATSCLLSSQASRGASIIPTAVVTYTIDASFLLANRYNFTVRDPVYIPLPQNTSFQQSFVVSIDPPPLRYVRDEDGNVYATVEVEVPAQSKIWISARYKVIVTAYRLEGEVYTWPPLEVVRRYTSSSGYWDIYNETLIELAYRVGFAHWPTEVARRLAEWVVRRVNYRVQLSRLGSNHAVVGGFFDYAIVGDCVEVADVYVTLARILGLPARTAFGLLLTDISGRMWLNLSTIAQEGEALLEHWGGHMWPQIYLPGLGWVDVDMLDGMKPNVGVYSERHIVFGFEETKYYGSALGSAPIPSYLRLEYVEYVYRGERS, encoded by the coding sequence GTGCGGACATCTCGAGTTGTAAGGCTGATTCTAGTCTTAGCCCCGCTAGTTCTGTCTGCAACATCATGCCTCTTAAGTTCCCAAGCCTCGAGGGGTGCGTCGATTATTCCGACCGCCGTCGTAACGTACACGATCGATGCAAGCTTCCTCCTCGCCAACCGCTACAACTTCACGGTTAGGGACCCCGTGTACATCCCGCTGCCGCAGAACACGAGCTTCCAGCAGAGCTTCGTGGTCTCGATAGACCCTCCCCCGCTGCGCTACGTTAGGGACGAGGACGGCAACGTCTACGCCACAGTCGAAGTTGAGGTCCCCGCCCAATCCAAGATATGGATTTCAGCGCGGTACAAAGTCATCGTTACGGCGTACAGGCTGGAGGGTGAAGTCTACACCTGGCCTCCGCTGGAGGTCGTTCGAAGGTACACGTCATCATCGGGCTACTGGGACATCTACAACGAAACGCTGATCGAGTTGGCCTACAGGGTAGGCTTCGCTCACTGGCCCACGGAGGTTGCGAGGAGGTTGGCGGAATGGGTGGTTCGTAGGGTCAACTACAGGGTTCAACTATCGAGGTTGGGGAGCAACCACGCCGTCGTGGGGGGATTCTTCGACTACGCGATCGTGGGCGACTGCGTCGAGGTAGCCGACGTTTACGTGACGCTGGCGAGAATCCTGGGTTTACCGGCTAGGACGGCCTTCGGCCTTCTCCTCACGGATATATCGGGGAGGATGTGGCTGAACCTCTCGACGATAGCCCAGGAGGGCGAAGCGCTGCTAGAGCACTGGGGTGGGCACATGTGGCCTCAGATCTACCTGCCGGGCCTGGGTTGGGTGGACGTGGACATGCTCGATGGGATGAAGCCGAACGTGGGGGTATACAGCGAGAGGCACATCGTCTTCGGTTTCGAGGAGACCAAGTACTACGGGTCGGCTCTCGGCAGCGCCCCTATCCCCAGCTACTTAAGGCTGGAGTACGTCGAGTACGTGTACAGGGGTGAGAGATCGTGA